The Homo sapiens chromosome 5, GRCh38.p14 Primary Assembly genome includes a window with the following:
- the SPINK1 gene encoding serine protease inhibitor Kazal-type 1 precursor — MKVTGIFLLSALALLSLSGNTGADSLGREAKCYNELNGCTKIYDPVCGTDGNTYPNECVLCFENRKRQTSILIQKSGPC, encoded by the exons ATGAAGGTAACAGGCATCTTTCTTCTCAGTGCCTTGGCCCTGTTGAGTCTATCTG GTAACACTGGAGCTGACTCCCTGGGAAGAGAG gCCAAATGTTACAATGAACTTAATGGATGCACCAAGATATATGACCCTGTCTGTGGGACTGATGGAAATACTTATCCCAATGAATGCGTGTTATGTTTTGAAAATCG GAAACGCCAGACTTCTATCCTCATTCAAAAATCTGGGCCTTGCTGA